The segment CGGCACACGCGCTCGAGCCCGGCGACAAGATCATCGAGGTGGTGCCCTCGGCCGAACGCTAGGCGGCCGCGCCGTCGGATCGCGGACCGACCGGCGGATTTTATTGGGGGCTGGTGGAAAAATGCCTCGACCCAAGGCTGCTGCATGTTTTCGACCAAAAGCGCTTGCTCCTATATTAGACACTGCTACATTAAAATATCCTAATGGAGTAGCGTCATGCTGAAGCCGACGATGGATCTGGCGACATTCGAGACCATGGCCGGCCAGGTCGCTGACATGCTGAAGGCGATCGGCAATGCCCGACGGCTGATGCTGCTGTGCAAGCTGGTGGAGCATGGCGAGATGACGGTCGGCGATCTCGCCCGCCAGGTCGGGTTGTCGCAGTCGGCGTGTTCGCAGCACCTCGCCAAGATGCGCGACGAGAGCCTCGTCACCTATCGGCGTGAGAGCCAGACACTCTGGTATGCCATTGCCGATCCCCGCGTCGAGACGCTCCTCGCCACCCTCTACCAGCTTTACTGCAAGGATTGATGCGATGACACTCCTGCCCTTATCCCCTGCCGACACGTGCGCCGCGATAAAGGCCGGCGCGCAGCTCGTCGACATTCGCGGCGCCGACGAACATGCTCGCCTGCGCATTCCCGGTGCGATCCACCTGCCGCTCGACCGGATTGGCGATCTGGCGTGCGAGGGCGGCCCGGTGATCTTCCATTGCCGGTCCGGCATGCGGACCGCCGCCAATGCCGCGCAGCTTCGCGCGGCGGCGGGACCCGCCCCGGCCTATCTTTTGGCGGGCGGCATCGATGCGTGGCGGACGGCGGGGCATCCCGTTCTCGCCGATCGGTCACAGCCGCTCGACATCATGCGGCAGGTGCAGATCACTGCCGGCGCGCTGGTGTTGGCCGGCGTGCTGCTCGGCCTATTCGTTTCGCCTCACTTTTTCGGACTGTCGGCGTTCGTCGGCGCGGGGCTGATGTTCGCGGGCCTGACCGGCTGGTGCGGCATGGCGAACCTGCTGCGGCTGCTGCCGTGGAACCGGCGCGCACCCGCCTGAGGCGGAGATGGACACCGCCGGCCGCGCCGGCACGTTCATCTCCGGAAGCGTGATCGCCCTAATTCCCAGGCTTGGTCGGTCACGATCGACATGCTCGCCAGCCTTCTCGGACCTGCCCGGATCAAGCCAATCGAGTGGCGAGGCGCCCGGGTTTCGTCGCATCGGGGTGATCGGCACGATTCACCTTTCCAGCTCGTTCGGCACCGGAGAGCCCGTGCCCGAAAAGGAATGGGCGGCAAGCAGGAATATCTAGCGAAGCTCTGAAACGCCGATGATGCCACCGCCAGAGGCACCGCGGACGGCAGCCCCCGTCGCTGCTCGCGTATGCGCCAGGGGGGGCATTCGCGTCTGCGGGCTCTACGCGCAGTGCGGCGCTCCGTTCGGGACTGGTGAACCGAGAACGTCTACCCAAGTTACATGATCTCGAAATTTCATAGGTTCGCAGATAGGGTCGAGACTATACTTCGATACTTGGGCGAAACAATGAACCGTATAATCACGTAGTCCGACGTATTCACCAATTGCCCGCTATAAGACCTTGTGGGCGCAGGCTGATTTAAGTCTACACCGCAAACCTTGTTAGGGGGCAATGCAAATGTTTGTACGAGTATTCGCCTGCATGTCTGCCATGCTGCTGCCGACGGCAGTAATGGCGCAGACTTCAGCTTCTGGTACCGGCTCGCTGACAGTCATTCAGCCGCTGACGATCGCCAAGAACGCCGATCTGCAGTTCGGCAGCGTGGTGCGTCCGGTGTCGGCAGCCGGTGCGGTGGCGGTCGCGGTGACGGGCGCGCGTACGGTCACGGGCGATATCCAGGCGCTGGCGTCGGGCGATACCCCGCAGGCCGCGCGTTTCACCATTTCGGGTGAGGGCGGCCACGCCCTGTCGGTAACGATCCCGGCATCATTCACTCTAGCCAATGGTTCGCAGTCGCTGGTCGTGACGACCACCAACAATCTCTCCGGCGCGCTCAGCGCCCAGACGCTCAGTGGCACTGCTGGCGGCGCTGGAACGCTGGACGTGCGTGTCGGGGGCAGCGTTGCGCTGGCGACGACTACGCCGGCTGGCTTGTACACCGGCGCCTTTACCGTCTCGACGGCGTATAACTAAGATGCCCGGGGTTTCGGGCGTTCTGCGGCAGGGCGGCGTCGTGATCGGGACGGCGTTGCTGCTCTCGGCCGCGCCCGCGGCGGCGCAGGCGGGCAATCTGGGCCTGTCGCACCACCGCGTCGTGTTCGATGGCACGTCGCGGACCGCCACGATCTACCTGTTCAATCGCGGCAGCGTGCCCGCAGCGTTCCGGATCGACCTGATCGACATGACGATGTCCAGCGACGGCGTCATCCGCCCCGCGGCTCCCGACGCGACGGCGCCCGAGCATTCGGCGCGCGACGTGGTGGAGTTCACGCCGCGCCGGGTCCTGCTCGGACCCCAGCAAAGCCAGGCGGTGCGGATCCGGATACGCCCCCCCGAGGCATCGGGCGAATTGCGCAGCCACCTCGCCATCACGGCCTTGCCGATGAACGATGCGGCGCCGCCGATCGCGCGCCTCGACAATGCCGTGGCGAACGGCGTTGCGGTACAGATCTCGACGCTGTTCAGCGTCAGCATCCCAATCGTGGTGCGGATCAACGCCAAGGCCGCTTCCGCGCATATCGACAAGCTCGAGGTCGCGCGCGGCGGAGGCACCCCCGCCGGCGCAATGCTCAGCTTTGACCTTGTCCGCGACGGTCCGGGATCGGTCTATGGCGATGTCGAGCTGGTGGCCGGCCGCGGGCGCGATCAGCGTGTGCTCGGGAGCATGCGCGGCATCGCGCTCTATCCCGAGACGGACCACCGCAGGATACGCCTTGCGGCGCCCTCGGTGGCATCCGGCCAGGCCGTACGGCTGGTGTTCAGCAACCGTGAGGCGCCTGCTCCGGTAGAGGTCGCCACGGCGAACCTCACGATCCCGTGAAGACCGCCCGAGCGGCCGGATGCGGGCTGCTCCTCGCCACGATCAGCGTGCCCGCGATGGCGAGCGCGCAGGCGAGCGGCCCGGCAGGCGAGTTCGCCTGCCCGTCGGAGGACATGCTTCTCTGGCTCGAAGTGCGGACCGAGACCGATCTCCTCGCCGAGACGATGGATGCCTATGCGGGCGCGAGCGGCACGCTGCTGCCGCT is part of the Sphingomonas sp. genome and harbors:
- a CDS encoding metalloregulator ArsR/SmtB family transcription factor; translated protein: MLKPTMDLATFETMAGQVADMLKAIGNARRLMLLCKLVEHGEMTVGDLARQVGLSQSACSQHLAKMRDESLVTYRRESQTLWYAIADPRVETLLATLYQLYCKD
- a CDS encoding rhodanese-like domain-containing protein, whose product is MTLLPLSPADTCAAIKAGAQLVDIRGADEHARLRIPGAIHLPLDRIGDLACEGGPVIFHCRSGMRTAANAAQLRAAAGPAPAYLLAGGIDAWRTAGHPVLADRSQPLDIMRQVQITAGALVLAGVLLGLFVSPHFFGLSAFVGAGLMFAGLTGWCGMANLLRLLPWNRRAPA
- a CDS encoding DUF4402 domain-containing protein, translating into MSAMLLPTAVMAQTSASGTGSLTVIQPLTIAKNADLQFGSVVRPVSAAGAVAVAVTGARTVTGDIQALASGDTPQAARFTISGEGGHALSVTIPASFTLANGSQSLVVTTTNNLSGALSAQTLSGTAGGAGTLDVRVGGSVALATTTPAGLYTGAFTVSTAYN